A window from Chitinophaga filiformis encodes these proteins:
- a CDS encoding ABC transporter permease yields MIRNHFRIAWRNTLKSKGYSLINIGGLAMGMAVAMLIGLWIWDELSFDKYNKNYDRIAQLMQTQDFGGHLDTWQTMPYPVGDALRERYGSDFRQVVMSSWDFYRVLSVGDKKLRKIGKFMEPNGPALMDVQMLSGSRDALKDPSAILLSASTAAAYFGKEDPMGKTIRVDNKENLVVRGIYKDLPFNSSFSKVGFIAPWSVYIRNNQPGLLDNKDNWGLNAFLVYVELADNVSMSAASAKIAKLRADHLSEEDKRFNPVIFLHPMSKWHLHEEFKNGINTGGRIQFVWLFGIIGMFVLLLACINFMNLSTARSEKRAREVGIRKSIGSLRSQLIGQFFSESFLVVLLAFVLCVAITQLTLPFFNTVADKKISIPWGNPVFWLAGIVITLLTGLVAGSYPAFYLSSFQPVKVLKGTFRVGRHAALPRKILVVMQFSVSLVLIIGTIVVFRQVQFARTRPVGYSREGLVIMELNVPDIHDHFDAVRSELINSGAIVEMSEASTPTTNVWQTNGDISWKGKDPTLTIDMPTVAVSSGYGKAVGWQFKAGRDFSRDYSSDSSGFVVNEAAVKFMGLKDPVGEILQWGDRSFTIIGVVKDMIMESPYQPVRPAVFYMNSDNMGLMLIRIHPKLDAQTALSKIESVFKRYSPEQPFDYRFVDVEYAKKFGTEVRVGKLTAFFSVLAIFISCLGLFGMASFMAERRTKEIGVRKVLGASVFNLWTMLSKDFVKLVGVAFLIAGPVGYYFMNEWLAGYQYRAELSWWVFVVAGAGALVLTLVTVSFQSVKAALMNPVKSLKAE; encoded by the coding sequence ATGATCAGAAACCATTTTAGAATTGCCTGGCGCAATACATTGAAGAGCAAAGGGTATTCCCTTATTAATATTGGCGGACTTGCAATGGGCATGGCAGTGGCCATGTTGATCGGTCTGTGGATCTGGGATGAACTATCCTTTGATAAGTATAACAAAAACTATGACCGCATCGCCCAGCTAATGCAAACGCAGGACTTTGGCGGACACCTGGATACCTGGCAGACGATGCCTTACCCGGTAGGTGATGCGCTGCGGGAAAGGTATGGAAGTGATTTCAGGCAGGTGGTAATGTCGTCCTGGGATTTTTACAGGGTGCTTTCCGTAGGCGATAAAAAGCTGCGGAAGATCGGGAAATTCATGGAACCTAATGGCCCGGCATTGATGGATGTTCAAATGCTAAGCGGTTCACGGGACGCGTTGAAAGACCCATCTGCTATTTTGTTGTCTGCCTCTACGGCTGCTGCATATTTTGGGAAGGAAGATCCTATGGGTAAAACCATACGGGTGGATAACAAAGAGAACCTGGTCGTAAGGGGGATATACAAAGATCTGCCTTTCAATTCCAGTTTTAGCAAGGTCGGTTTTATTGCTCCCTGGAGTGTCTATATCAGGAATAATCAACCGGGTCTGCTGGACAATAAAGACAACTGGGGGCTTAATGCGTTCCTGGTATATGTAGAGCTGGCGGATAATGTTAGTATGTCCGCTGCGTCAGCGAAGATCGCGAAGTTAAGAGCGGATCATCTCAGTGAAGAGGATAAGCGTTTTAATCCCGTTATTTTCCTGCATCCAATGAGTAAATGGCATTTGCATGAGGAATTTAAAAATGGTATTAACACAGGCGGACGTATACAGTTTGTCTGGTTGTTTGGTATCATTGGCATGTTTGTATTGTTGTTAGCCTGTATCAATTTCATGAACCTGAGTACTGCACGTTCTGAGAAACGTGCGCGGGAAGTTGGGATCCGTAAATCTATCGGCTCGCTGCGTTCACAGCTGATAGGTCAGTTCTTCAGCGAATCTTTCCTCGTAGTGCTGCTGGCGTTTGTCTTATGTGTGGCTATCACCCAGTTAACGCTTCCCTTTTTCAATACTGTGGCCGATAAGAAGATATCTATTCCCTGGGGCAATCCTGTTTTCTGGTTGGCTGGTATTGTAATCACTTTGCTGACAGGATTGGTAGCTGGTAGTTACCCGGCTTTCTACCTTTCCTCGTTTCAGCCTGTGAAGGTGCTGAAGGGTACTTTTCGTGTGGGGAGGCATGCTGCTTTGCCCCGCAAGATACTGGTGGTGATGCAGTTCTCCGTTTCACTGGTACTGATCATTGGGACAATTGTCGTATTCCGGCAGGTACAGTTTGCCAGGACACGTCCGGTGGGATATTCCCGTGAGGGCCTGGTCATCATGGAGCTGAATGTACCGGACATTCATGATCATTTTGACGCGGTACGCAGTGAGCTGATAAATAGCGGGGCAATTGTTGAGATGTCAGAAGCAAGCACGCCGACAACGAATGTCTGGCAGACGAATGGAGATATTTCCTGGAAGGGGAAAGATCCTACGCTCACGATAGATATGCCGACTGTTGCGGTGTCGTCCGGATACGGTAAGGCCGTAGGCTGGCAGTTCAAGGCAGGCCGCGACTTTTCGCGGGACTATTCCTCAGATTCTTCGGGTTTCGTAGTAAATGAGGCGGCGGTAAAATTTATGGGATTAAAAGATCCTGTGGGAGAGATCCTGCAGTGGGGAGACAGATCATTTACTATCATTGGTGTTGTTAAAGATATGATCATGGAATCGCCGTATCAGCCGGTACGGCCGGCTGTCTTTTATATGAACAGCGATAATATGGGGCTCATGCTGATACGTATTCATCCAAAACTGGATGCACAGACGGCCCTTTCGAAGATTGAATCAGTGTTTAAGCGGTATAGTCCTGAGCAACCGTTCGACTACCGGTTTGTTGATGTGGAATATGCGAAGAAGTTTGGGACGGAAGTCAGGGTAGGGAAGCTGACGGCGTTCTTTTCAGTACTGGCAATCTTTATTAGCTGCCTCGGATTGTTTGGCATGGCATCGTTTATGGCAGAGCGACGGACCAAGGAGATCGGCGTGAGAAAGGTGTTGGGGGCCTCGGTATTCAATTTATGGACAATGTTGTCAAAAGACTTTGTAAAATTGGTTGGAGTGGCCTTTTTGATTGCAGGACCGGTGGGGTATTATTTTATGAATGAATGGCTGGCGGGGTATCAATATAGAGCGGAGCTGTCGTGGTGGGTGTTTGTAGTGGCGGGAGCAGGCGCCCTGGTATTGACGCTGGTGACGGTGAGTTTTCAGAGTGTGAAGGCGGCGTTGATGAATCCTGTGAAGAGTCTTAAGGCTGAATAA
- a CDS encoding ABC transporter permease, with amino-acid sequence MATFLCQEKKLLSMFSTHFKIAWRNMAKQKMYSAIKIGGFSLGIAACLLIALYIRQELSYDQHYPNASRICRAVIDWGNPNSTGTYFPAPFANALKADLPEVEQTGRFLDGELFGAGSCQIRPSDKQENTYEEGVLFADQELLDILQIPFVYGDAAHALSEPNTIVITKSKADKYFPHQNPVGKTLIVNDNTGKPYRIGGVIEDLPVTSHLQFDFLLTLKGIELWPGEQTYWLANNYQTYILLRPGTDIIKFQSKLAAFKDRYIIANAAKTGDKRIIDIVKKVHFSIQPLKDIHLRSDKIDDRLSHGDIRLVWLFGAIAGFILIIAGINFVNLSTARSASRAKEVGLRKAVGSDRASLVKQFLSESILFSFLSLLLGLVLAWILLPYFNSLSGKSLSMPWSAWWLAPLLIVSTTIIGVLAGLYPSLYLSSFQPIHALKGKINQGHRRSNMRSALVVFQFTTSIALIIGTFTIYRQMRYILDKKIGFEKDHVLLIQGTNTLGNRVPAFKDALSKLPGVKSASVSDYLPVTGTKRNDNILSIEGTSHEDAPISGQLWVVDHDYIKTLSMNIVKGRDFSIDMRTDSQAVIINQTMAKQLGLKDPIGKRISNTGSAWTIIGVVEDFHFESLRNSIRPLCLTIGNSSSIISVKASAADMHDLIGSITTLWKDFSPHQPIRYSFLDQRFARMYTDVQRTGQIFTSFAVLAIIVACLGLLGLSAFMAEQRTKEIGVRKVLGASISNLVMLLSQDFLKLVLLAIIIATPLAWYAMDRWLENFAFHIPIEWWVFILAGFIAVVIALLTVSYQSLRAALVNPVQSLKSE; translated from the coding sequence GTGGCAACATTCTTGTGCCAGGAGAAGAAACTGCTAAGTATGTTCAGCACCCACTTCAAGATTGCCTGGCGGAATATGGCCAAGCAAAAAATGTATTCTGCCATTAAGATAGGAGGATTTTCCCTTGGCATAGCCGCCTGTCTGCTGATCGCATTATATATCCGGCAGGAGCTTAGCTATGACCAGCATTATCCCAACGCTTCACGTATCTGCAGGGCAGTAATAGACTGGGGCAATCCTAACAGCACAGGCACCTATTTCCCTGCTCCCTTTGCAAACGCTTTAAAGGCTGATCTCCCTGAGGTAGAACAGACAGGCCGTTTCCTGGATGGAGAGCTTTTTGGGGCCGGCAGTTGCCAGATAAGGCCCTCAGATAAACAGGAAAACACTTATGAAGAAGGCGTCCTGTTTGCCGACCAGGAGCTGCTTGATATATTGCAGATACCTTTTGTGTATGGTGATGCTGCTCATGCCCTGAGCGAACCCAATACCATTGTGATAACAAAGAGTAAAGCAGATAAGTATTTCCCCCATCAGAACCCGGTTGGCAAAACACTTATCGTAAACGATAACACCGGCAAACCTTACCGGATAGGAGGCGTGATAGAAGACCTTCCCGTCACCTCCCACCTGCAGTTCGATTTCCTGCTTACGTTGAAAGGAATAGAACTCTGGCCTGGCGAACAAACATATTGGCTGGCCAACAATTATCAGACTTATATATTATTACGCCCGGGAACTGACATCATAAAATTCCAGTCAAAACTGGCAGCATTTAAAGACAGGTATATCATTGCAAACGCAGCGAAGACGGGTGATAAAAGGATTATTGACATTGTAAAGAAAGTCCACTTTTCAATACAGCCACTAAAAGACATTCATCTGAGATCTGACAAAATAGACGATCGGCTAAGCCACGGTGATATCCGCCTGGTATGGCTTTTCGGGGCTATTGCGGGCTTTATCCTCATCATAGCAGGCATTAATTTTGTCAATCTCTCCACGGCCCGCTCTGCCAGCAGGGCCAAAGAAGTAGGGCTCAGAAAAGCCGTGGGGTCCGACCGGGCCAGTCTTGTCAAACAATTTCTGAGTGAGTCCATCCTGTTCAGCTTTCTCTCCCTGCTACTGGGACTGGTACTGGCCTGGATACTCTTACCTTATTTTAATTCGCTTTCCGGCAAATCATTAAGTATGCCCTGGAGCGCCTGGTGGCTCGCTCCCCTGTTGATCGTATCAACAACAATTATTGGCGTACTGGCCGGTCTGTACCCTTCTTTATATTTATCTTCCTTTCAGCCCATCCATGCACTGAAAGGCAAGATCAACCAGGGACACCGACGTTCCAATATGCGCAGCGCATTGGTCGTCTTCCAGTTTACCACTTCCATCGCACTGATCATCGGTACCTTCACCATCTATCGTCAGATGAGATACATTCTCGACAAGAAGATCGGTTTTGAGAAAGACCATGTACTACTCATACAGGGCACGAACACACTGGGAAACAGGGTTCCCGCATTTAAAGACGCACTCTCGAAGCTACCTGGAGTTAAAAGCGCCAGTGTCAGCGACTACCTGCCGGTAACAGGTACCAAACGGAACGACAACATCTTGTCAATTGAAGGGACATCTCATGAAGACGCTCCCATCTCCGGTCAGTTATGGGTGGTTGATCATGATTATATTAAGACCCTGAGCATGAACATTGTGAAAGGAAGGGACTTCTCGATCGATATGCGTACTGACTCACAGGCCGTGATCATCAACCAGACCATGGCGAAACAACTGGGGTTAAAGGACCCTATAGGCAAGCGTATCAGCAACACTGGCTCTGCCTGGACGATCATTGGCGTTGTTGAGGATTTCCACTTTGAGTCTCTCAGAAATAGTATCAGGCCACTTTGTCTTACAATAGGTAACAGTTCTTCTATTATATCTGTCAAAGCAAGTGCTGCAGACATGCACGATCTCATCGGATCCATAACTACCCTCTGGAAAGACTTTTCACCTCATCAACCAATCAGATACTCCTTCCTTGACCAACGCTTTGCCCGCATGTACACCGACGTGCAGCGGACCGGCCAGATCTTCACCAGCTTTGCCGTCCTTGCCATCATTGTTGCCTGCCTGGGGCTCCTTGGTCTCTCAGCCTTCATGGCAGAGCAGCGCACAAAGGAGATAGGCGTCCGGAAAGTACTGGGTGCCAGCATTAGCAACCTGGTGATGCTACTATCACAAGACTTCCTGAAACTGGTCTTACTGGCCATCATTATTGCCACTCCCCTTGCCTGGTATGCCATGGATCGCTGGCTGGAAAACTTTGCCTTTCACATCCCGATTGAATGGTGGGTTTTCATCCTTGCCGGTTTCATAGCAGTTGTTATCGCGTTGCTGACAGTGTCCTATCAATCATTAAGAGCAGCATTGGTGAATCCTGTACAATCATTGAAGTCGGAGTAA
- a CDS encoding DUF4157 domain-containing protein, whose protein sequence is MPHERKDTHHTTAIAPAANNRLSAGIGRPAVVPAQKRQKPEDGMNEQEDLISPGGDAAIQMKGEMVPVLNNGGRRQGDGETVPFQLKPNNTGLPDNLKSSIEGLSGISMDDVRVHYNSSRPAQLQALAFAQGADIHVAPGQERHLPHEAWHVVQQKQGRVHPTIQMKDSLNVNDDEGLEREADIMGSKALTGGDAYRFDAYTGSGHIGNGYTGNYPGPPLQRKAAGGVIQLLPATKVAFGMTRAGAFETPEKMDADPLSQAPGNTTGSPVQDGKQGRLISLLQRERPGAYAASHLLNEEFHGPGDHRNLVPLSYATNNLMANTIEQYVRSYWRQNEVVAYQVRVNYGITGRTTIPEENCVPESLDFRLIPQEERTPGQWSDKRGFPPLVLNIKHELPADVAPHGRSASDRAVKGAKKQQNISLLSFLPSSSGRGVLDESKDEAKDDAIIVPPDLMKEFERKSMYESLIGKKGWLDIYWAQNRSHYKNEEQLLAQVSGELKHKDLKQGTISLDVAIRIVMGQKIEMIGDVKDRNVDSMLEKYVEDMLERYTDGVPEKIMESIILDVKGLIMDHRAITEREDLESELLREMEAEHYGPGAVDGSVGSSGGQPVGVPVDGPGTAVKGMDLEDDSEKPQAKPKEKRIQYSFTYQRSFFRPTDKDRLTNANIYKLKTAIDAGVNGENAASIYEMIKIVHAGLTECTAEAEPGTPSPFDQGHPPSYSRQYYEAVMLVWTEGFSAISNAEQLPGFSGHLKSRIAQVAAKAGRLF, encoded by the coding sequence ATGCCCCACGAACGTAAGGATACCCATCACACAACTGCTATTGCTCCCGCAGCTAATAACCGGTTATCAGCAGGTATAGGAAGGCCCGCCGTCGTTCCTGCGCAAAAAAGACAAAAACCGGAAGATGGAATGAATGAACAGGAAGATCTTATTTCCCCGGGCGGAGATGCTGCTATTCAGATGAAAGGGGAGATGGTACCGGTTTTAAATAACGGCGGCAGGAGACAGGGAGATGGTGAAACTGTTCCCTTTCAATTGAAGCCGAACAATACAGGCTTGCCTGATAATCTGAAGAGTAGTATAGAGGGCCTCTCAGGTATCTCCATGGATGATGTGCGTGTTCACTATAATTCTTCGAGGCCAGCCCAATTGCAGGCACTGGCATTTGCCCAGGGAGCGGATATACATGTCGCTCCCGGGCAGGAAAGACATCTGCCACATGAGGCATGGCATGTGGTGCAGCAGAAGCAGGGTAGAGTGCATCCTACGATACAGATGAAGGACAGCCTGAATGTGAATGATGATGAAGGATTGGAAAGAGAAGCTGATATCATGGGGAGTAAAGCACTAACTGGCGGTGATGCATATCGTTTTGATGCATATACAGGTAGCGGACATATTGGGAATGGATATACCGGCAATTACCCCGGGCCGCCCTTGCAACGGAAAGCCGCTGGTGGTGTGATACAACTGTTGCCCGCAACAAAGGTGGCCTTCGGAATGACAAGAGCGGGAGCTTTTGAAACGCCGGAAAAAATGGATGCCGATCCGCTAAGCCAGGCGCCTGGCAACACAACAGGATCCCCGGTACAAGACGGTAAGCAGGGTAGATTAATAAGCCTTTTACAAAGGGAAAGACCGGGCGCTTATGCTGCCAGCCATTTGCTTAATGAGGAATTCCACGGACCGGGAGATCACAGGAATCTTGTACCGCTCTCTTATGCCACCAATAACCTGATGGCCAATACCATTGAACAATATGTCCGGTCTTACTGGCGACAGAATGAGGTGGTTGCGTACCAGGTAAGGGTTAATTATGGCATCACCGGAAGAACCACCATACCGGAGGAAAATTGCGTACCGGAATCACTGGATTTCAGGCTGATACCCCAGGAGGAAAGAACACCCGGACAATGGTCCGATAAACGGGGTTTTCCGCCACTTGTCCTGAATATCAAGCATGAACTTCCGGCTGATGTAGCACCCCACGGCAGATCAGCCAGTGATAGAGCGGTGAAGGGCGCAAAGAAACAGCAGAATATCAGCCTTCTTTCCTTTCTGCCGTCTTCATCCGGAAGAGGAGTGCTGGACGAGTCAAAAGACGAGGCAAAGGATGATGCAATTATAGTACCGCCTGATCTGATGAAGGAGTTTGAACGGAAATCAATGTATGAGTCACTTATTGGTAAGAAGGGCTGGCTTGACATATATTGGGCGCAAAACCGTTCACATTATAAAAATGAAGAACAGCTTTTGGCTCAGGTATCCGGCGAGCTGAAACACAAAGACCTGAAGCAGGGAACGATATCACTGGATGTTGCAATAAGGATTGTAATGGGGCAGAAAATAGAAATGATCGGCGATGTTAAGGACCGGAATGTGGACAGTATGTTGGAGAAATATGTGGAAGATATGCTGGAGCGTTATACAGACGGTGTTCCTGAGAAGATAATGGAATCAATAATATTGGACGTAAAGGGACTTATCATGGATCACCGCGCCATCACAGAAAGAGAAGACCTGGAGAGCGAGTTGTTAAGGGAAATGGAAGCGGAACATTATGGGCCGGGTGCTGTTGACGGATCTGTGGGAAGTAGCGGTGGCCAGCCTGTTGGTGTTCCGGTGGATGGCCCCGGGACTGCTGTGAAAGGTATGGATCTGGAGGACGATAGTGAAAAGCCCCAGGCAAAACCTAAAGAAAAAAGAATACAGTACAGCTTTACTTACCAGCGCTCGTTCTTCCGGCCAACAGATAAAGACCGGCTTACAAATGCAAATATATATAAGCTGAAGACTGCTATCGATGCCGGTGTAAATGGAGAAAATGCAGCGTCCATATACGAAATGATAAAAATAGTTCATGCCGGCCTTACTGAATGTACTGCTGAAGCGGAACCTGGTACTCCCAGCCCTTTTGATCAGGGACATCCCCCGTCTTATTCAAGACAATATTATGAAGCAGTGATGCTTGTCTGGACAGAAGGGTTCAGCGCAATCTCCAACGCAGAACAATTGCCTGGGTTCAGCGGCCATCTTAAAAGCCGGATAGCACAGGTAGCCGCTAAGGCAGGCAGATTATTCTGA
- the pepE gene encoding dipeptidase PepE: MKNVVLASTSTLHGDTYLSYLLPVIRELFAGIPEVIFIPYARPGGISHDEYTEKVAAVFATAGLQVRGLHTFDDPAEAIRNGAGFFTGGGNTFLLVKQLHEQELMDVLRWEVEKGKPYLGTSAGSNIGGVNMQTTNDMPIVYPPSFQTMGLVPFNLNPHYLDPIPDLPHMGETRETRIREFQEQQDLTVVGLREGSWIRVKGAKITLEGTVPARIFQRGKAAYELEVGEEIIF, encoded by the coding sequence ATGAAAAATGTTGTTTTAGCCAGTACATCTACATTGCATGGGGATACCTACCTGTCTTACCTGTTGCCGGTGATCAGGGAGCTTTTTGCCGGCATTCCTGAAGTGATCTTTATTCCGTATGCCCGTCCCGGAGGTATTTCCCATGATGAGTATACAGAAAAGGTAGCAGCGGTGTTTGCCACGGCCGGATTGCAGGTGCGGGGATTGCATACTTTTGATGATCCGGCGGAAGCTATCAGGAATGGAGCTGGCTTTTTTACAGGAGGCGGGAATACTTTCCTCCTGGTAAAACAACTGCACGAACAGGAATTAATGGATGTGCTGCGCTGGGAAGTAGAGAAAGGAAAACCTTACCTGGGCACAAGCGCCGGCAGTAATATAGGCGGTGTGAATATGCAGACAACGAATGATATGCCCATCGTGTATCCGCCCAGCTTTCAGACAATGGGGCTGGTACCTTTTAACCTGAACCCGCATTATCTCGATCCTATACCTGATCTGCCACATATGGGCGAAACCAGGGAAACGAGGATAAGGGAATTCCAGGAACAACAGGACCTGACAGTGGTAGGACTACGTGAAGGCAGCTGGATCAGGGTGAAAGGCGCGAAGATCACGCTGGAAGGAACTGTGCCGGCAAGGATCTTCCAGAGAGGGAAAGCGGCATATGAACTGGAGGTAGGTGAGGAGATTATTTTTTGA
- a CDS encoding BamA/TamA family outer membrane protein — translation MKKVTLIVALFLALPCCLIAQRRDDDPDEDTVPRRDVIDLLKGAIHYKPKPPKRVGRRRIYYSLLPAPSSIPGGGVALLTSTNAAFYMGPRRTTNLSNVSFTPSFSFKGRFSFALRSNIWLEGNMYNMVGDMRFVINPQYTWGMGNGVPDEQRQLLGNNYFRFYETFYRKVRPKWLVGVGYHLDWHSNIGIRDNDSLPLSKFVSYKYGTDRSQTVSSGISLNLLKDSRQNSINPQAGHYFNAVFRINPTFLGSNDNWESLYLDYRKYVHFGDERQQNVLAFWGFYWTTLSGKTPYLDLPSIGWDPNTRSGRGIDQNRFRGKGLIDLEVEYRRDITKNGLLGFVVFANANTVTKPDTYSFTGLHPATGLGLRVKFNKKSGTNIAFDYGISKYGSTFNINLGEAF, via the coding sequence ATGAAGAAAGTTACCCTGATAGTAGCACTGTTTTTAGCCCTTCCCTGCTGCCTGATCGCGCAGCGCAGGGATGATGATCCGGATGAGGATACTGTGCCCCGGAGGGACGTAATCGACCTGTTAAAGGGTGCCATCCATTATAAGCCGAAGCCGCCCAAAAGAGTGGGCAGGCGGAGGATCTATTATTCATTGCTGCCGGCGCCATCTTCCATACCCGGTGGCGGTGTAGCGCTGCTCACCTCTACGAATGCGGCTTTTTATATGGGGCCGCGAAGGACAACCAACCTGTCAAACGTGTCATTTACGCCGTCTTTTTCCTTTAAAGGACGCTTTTCCTTCGCCCTGCGGTCCAATATATGGCTGGAGGGCAATATGTACAATATGGTGGGGGATATGCGCTTCGTAATCAATCCACAGTATACCTGGGGAATGGGGAATGGCGTACCCGACGAGCAAAGGCAGTTACTGGGGAACAATTATTTCCGCTTTTATGAGACCTTTTACCGGAAAGTAAGACCCAAATGGCTGGTGGGAGTGGGGTATCATCTGGACTGGCATTCCAATATCGGTATCAGGGATAATGACAGTCTGCCGCTATCTAAATTCGTGAGCTACAAATATGGAACGGATCGCAGTCAGACAGTGTCTTCGGGGATCTCTCTTAACCTGTTGAAGGACTCCAGGCAGAACTCCATTAACCCGCAGGCCGGGCATTATTTTAACGCTGTTTTCAGGATCAATCCCACCTTCCTGGGTAGTAATGATAACTGGGAATCTTTGTACCTGGATTACAGGAAATATGTTCACTTCGGTGATGAAAGGCAGCAGAATGTACTGGCTTTCTGGGGATTTTATTGGACAACGCTGAGCGGTAAGACGCCCTACCTTGATTTGCCAAGCATTGGCTGGGACCCGAATACGCGGAGCGGCAGGGGAATAGACCAGAATCGCTTCAGGGGAAAAGGGCTGATAGACCTGGAAGTAGAGTACAGGCGGGATATCACAAAAAACGGCTTACTGGGCTTTGTTGTATTTGCGAATGCGAACACCGTAACAAAACCGGATACGTACAGTTTTACAGGATTGCACCCCGCTACAGGACTTGGTTTACGTGTGAAGTTCAATAAGAAATCAGGAACCAATATAGCGTTTGATTACGGCATAAGTAAGTATGGCAGTACGTTTAATATAAACCTGGGAGAAGCATTCTAA
- a CDS encoding glycosyltransferase family 8 protein: MHIAFVIDLLAFEGLGTTLTSLVRNCGDTEKLTLHFICSDVAPKHKNNILRLLQEEQYLGKTEFHDFDAPKRFGHLNSLHGNWTTYGKFLIPEVINADYALYLDADLLILLDILSLQDITFNDHFLAAAPRGPFKNALDGRFLMEKMGVDGEQRCFNAGVLLFNLKVWKEQHIDQKIATLFEQFPQEFPSHDQTILNGLCGGKFHYFEGRFNNIWTPEQQPPAQLDNVIFHFAGAPKPWDLLGKTIHSGYSIWADYDTNFWDAQYKKFTFAKLHRTWKIRRSLGKHYLKRFRGAKAPAVATATK, from the coding sequence ATGCATATTGCATTTGTAATCGACCTTCTTGCATTCGAAGGATTGGGTACTACTCTCACATCACTCGTGAGAAATTGCGGGGACACAGAAAAATTGACACTTCACTTTATCTGTTCAGATGTTGCCCCTAAACATAAAAATAACATCCTACGACTCCTGCAGGAAGAACAATACCTTGGTAAAACGGAGTTCCATGATTTCGACGCCCCTAAGAGATTCGGTCACCTCAATTCTTTGCATGGTAACTGGACCACATACGGTAAGTTCCTCATCCCTGAAGTGATCAATGCAGACTATGCACTCTACCTCGACGCCGATCTGCTTATTCTGCTGGACATTCTCTCCCTGCAGGATATCACATTCAATGACCACTTCCTGGCTGCTGCGCCAAGAGGACCGTTTAAGAACGCATTGGATGGAAGATTCCTGATGGAAAAAATGGGCGTTGACGGAGAACAGCGCTGCTTCAATGCAGGCGTACTGTTGTTCAATCTGAAGGTATGGAAAGAACAACATATTGATCAGAAAATAGCCACACTCTTCGAGCAATTCCCACAGGAATTCCCATCACACGACCAGACCATCCTCAACGGTCTCTGTGGCGGTAAATTCCATTACTTCGAAGGCCGCTTTAACAATATCTGGACGCCGGAACAACAGCCACCAGCACAACTGGACAATGTGATCTTCCATTTCGCAGGAGCGCCAAAACCATGGGATCTCCTCGGAAAGACGATCCACTCCGGCTACAGCATCTGGGCAGACTATGATACCAACTTCTGGGATGCACAATACAAAAAATTCACGTTTGCGAAATTACACCGCACGTGGAAGATCAGAAGATCACTGGGTAAACACTATCTGAAAAGATTCCGCGGCGCGAAAGCACCTGCTGTCGCAACCGCAACTAAATAA